In Leptospira fletcheri, the genomic window TTTAGATCGGAAGAGGTCAGGATTCCTTTCGTTTTACCGGAGATTTTGATTCCGGATCTTTTTCCGGCAAATCTGGCGGATCTTTTTCCCGTGTGAGACTGGGACTCGTCCACCATGTAGGAGGAGGAGAGGACGCGGTATCCGCCGGTTTTATCCTGTAGTTCCCCTGCCTGTTCTTCTTCGAAATCGAAAAAGAGATCGGCCCCCTGTTTTCTATCTCTAGGGGCCAGGTCCATGATCAGAGTACCGTTGTCGGATTTTTTCAGCCTTAGATCTTTCGTGTGAAACGAATTTAGGACGAAAGACGCCTTTTCCGGAAAAAGCGGCGTGATATTTAGGAGCAGCAGAAAAAAAGATAGGGAGATTTTACCGAAGGAAGTACCGAATTTCCTCATCCTAGTCATCCCGATCGGCAATCGCTATTTAGCTGATCGAATCCAATTGACCCACGCGTCTCTCGTGACGTCCCGCTTCGAAAGTTGTGGTTAGCCATTTTTGCGCGATACGGGCGGCTAGATCTTTTCCTAGAACACGTCCGCCCAGAACGAGGACGTTGGCGTTATTATGGCGTCTTGACATTTCCGCCGTGAATTCGTCGTGACAGAGCGCCGCCCGGATTCCTTTGAATCTATTTGCCGCGATCGAAGCTCCGATCCCTGTCCCACAAAGGGCGATCAGTCCTTCCACTTCGCCAGAAAGTACTTTCTTGCAGGCTTCGCCTATGACGAGCGGATAATCTACGGAAGATTCGTCCCTAGTTCCGTAGTCGAGGATGTCCACCGAATTTGCCAATTCGTGTCTAAGATATTCTTTTAACTCGAATCCCCCGTGGTCGGAGGCGATGCCTATTTTTTTCATGTCCTGACGTTAACGTACGGGCGGGAATTTACGGATTCAAGCAAATTCCTTGAAAAGGAGGATTTTAATCGCCGACGCTTTCTTTCAGAAATTCGGGAGCGGTCTGGAAGAATTCCCAATGTTGCAATAACAAAGCTAGATAGAGATTCGTAAAGGATTCCAGAGGTAAGGGTTCTTCCGAAAGAGAAAGCGCTTCCGCGTCGAACAGACGGTTTAAAAGTTCCCTTTTGGATTGTAGAAACGTACGGACCTCTTTTTCCTCCGTCGCGGAAAAACGGATCGTTTTTTCTTCCGAGAGAAGGTGGTTTTCGTAGAACGAATACAGTAGCTCCCTGGTTTCCCGGTAACGTCCGTAGTCCGACAAGAGAAGAATCTTTTCTTCCTTGGAAAGTCTTAGACGATGCACGCATTCCAAGCTTTGGTAGAGCGACTTGGCTTCCGAAACGGAAATTCGTTCCACCCACCGCGCTTTTTCCTCAGTAGGGAGCTTGGAATTGTAAAAATCCTTGATCTCTTTCGGAACATTTCCGGCGGAAAAACAGACGGAGGCTCTCGTCGCGGTGCGGAAGTACAGGGGTGCGGATTGGATTTCCCCCGAAAAGATTCCGGCCACCAGGAAGAGGCCGATAAGTTCCAAGCGGTTCATTCTTTTTAAGCGGAGGCTTCGAAATCTTTCATGAATTCGATCAGGGCCGCGATTCCTTCCTTCGGCATGGAATTGTAGATGGAAGCTCGCAGTCCGCCTACTAGACGATGTCCTTCCAGCCCATGCAGTCCTCGTTCTTCCGCCCTTTCCACGAACTTCGCTTCCAAGGATTTATCTTTTAACGTAAACACTGCATTCATCGTGGATCGATATGGCTTCTTGACGGGAGCGCCGTATAGAGAGGAGGAATCCAGATAATCGTAGAGTAACTTCGCCTTTTCCTCGTTTTCTCTTTCGATCGCCTCGACGCCCCCCTTTTGTTTGAGCCATTCGAAGACCAGCTTTGCCATATATATAGAGTAAGTAGGCGGAGTATTGTACATGGATTTGTTTTTGATCGTCAGGCCGTAGTCCATCAAAAGCGGGATTGCGCGGCCGGAACGACCGATGAGATCCTTTCTGATGATTAAAACGCTGAGTCCGGACGGTCCGATGTTCTTTTGGGCTCCGGCAAAAATGATTCCGAAACGAGATATGTCTATTTTACGGGAAAGAATTTCCGAAGTCATGTCGGCGACTAACGGAGCCTTCGTCAATTCCGGTATGACCGGATACCTGGATCCGAGCAGAGTATTGTTGGAAGTGATATAAACGTAAGACGCTGTTTCGTTTATGTTGGCATCGGTCAATCGGGGAATTTCCGTATAATGGTGGGAATCGCCGTCGTAGATCTTTTGGACGGGGTTATAGCGAAGGGCTTCTTCCATCGCCTTCTTGGCCCATATCCCGGTTATCGAATAGTCGGCACTTTCTCCTTCCTTCAATAAATTCAAAGGGATCGCGGAAAAATGCAACGTGGCTCCCCCGGAAAAAAAGGCGATTTCGTAATTTTCCGGAACCGAGAGTAGTTCCCGTAAGAGCGAAAGCGCTTCGTCCAAAACCTCTCCGAACAACTTGCCGCGGTGGCTGTCTTCCATGATGGACATTCCGGAAGCTCGGTAATTCAGGAATTCCGAGGCCGCCTTTTCCATTACGGGCGTAGGGAGCATGGCCGGTCCGGCGCAGAAATTGTAGATTCTCCGATGAAACTCGCGCATGGAGCTAGGGTAAAAATCCTTCGTTCGGGGGCAACTTTCTTCCACCGAACGGGATACTCGTCCGGGAAAAATCCTTGGCAGCGGGGTCCGAAAGAGCGTAGGATAGCCATTCGTATCTCGCGTTGCGTTCATCGCAAAGTTGCATTTCCAAGGAGTTCAAACATGTCACGGATTCGACCGATCGTCCTCTTGATCGCTTCTATCTTCGTTTGCGGGCAAATTCTAGCCCAAACGGGTCCTCGTCTGGGGGAAAGAGAGATTCGCTCTTCCGGGAGGGTCAATTTCGTAAACCGTTCCGCCGCTAGGGCCGACGAGGAAACGAGGGGAAATAATGCGAAGACAGGTGCGGATTTAGCGGAATCCCTGAAGAAGAATCCTCAGACTCCCGCCAGCGAAGAAGGGATCACAGTAGTGAGAGTCCTGCCCGAGGAGAAAAAATTCGGTGCGGACATTTTTAGCTTAGGTAAGGAAACGGAATTCGGGCACATCAATTCGATCCAACGGATTTTGGCCGGTTACGTAAAGGCGAACTTCGGCTACTCCGAACAGAATTCGGATACTCTCGCCACTTATATACTCTATTACAATGCGATCCATAGAAAAGGTACGGCTTATGTGAAGGGCAAATACGGCGCCGAAGTGGTCAAGAACCTGACTCCCGAAAAGATCGGAATCGCGAGACGGTACAATGAATGGCCCGATAAGACTCAGATCATTATTCCGATCGTAGGTAATATTCTTTCCGAAGACGGAAGGGACGTACACACGGACGAACTCGAAAAGGAAGTCAATAAGGATCTGGATAAGAAAAAGGAAGGTCAGGAAGATAAGAAAAAAATGGACGACCTCCAAAAGGAAAAAATCCAGGACGAAAAAAAGAAATTAGAAGAGAAGAAAGAGGAAAACAAAAACCAGCAGAAACAAGCGGCCGAAAAAGAAAAGAAAATCGAAAGGGAGCTCCAGGAATTAAATAAGGACCCTGTAAAAAACAAACAAAAAATCACCCAAAAGCAGGAAGAGAAAAAACAGGTCCAGCAACAGCAGCAGCAAGCCAAAAAAGAAGAGCAGCAGCTGAAGGAGAAGGAAAAGGAGATCTCCAAAAAAGAGGAAAGCCGCAAGTCGGATACCAAGTCCGATTCTAAATCTTCCGTGAGCGATTCTTCCAAGACCGAATCCGGTAAGACTTCCTCTGCAGATTCCAAAAAGACGGATAGTCCCGACGATAAAAAGAGCAAGGAAGAACTTCAAAAAGAACTGAAGGACACCAAACAGGAACTGCAAACCGCCAAGGAAGAGCAGAAGAAAAAAGAGGAATTCGATAAAAACGTGGTCGGCGGAAAAATCCTATTTTTAAAGACCTTAAAATATCTTTCCGACGGGCATTACAGCAACGAACTGCACGTACTGGACCCGAGTAACGACGACGAAATTTCCAGAGGAGAATTCAATAAGATCTGCGGAAGAACCTTCGAAGTATTGGACGGTAAGGCTCTCGTGGTCGGCTACGAATCCGACCATTCCGCGGAACACAAACTCATATTGATAGACCAGGAAACGCTCAAACCGGCCGTTTGGTCCAAGGATTCCGTATTCTGGCGTTCCCCCATGATTTTGAAGGGGGAAGATGTGTACGCTTTCGAAGAGAAGGACGGAAAATATTTCTTGGCCCGCTTCGACAAAGGACTGAAGAAAACGGCGTCTTCCGAAGACGAAATCAGCCCTAACTCTAACGTAACCTTTTATGGAGATAAGATTTACGTGACCGGAAAAGAGGAAGGGTCCGCTTCGACTCAGATCAGCGTATTCAACAAGGGTGATCTAAAACTGATCAAGAAAATCAAGCCTTGAAGAAGGCAGGACATCCCCCGTTCCTAAAACGGGGGATGGTTCTTAAAAAGGGGATTACCTCATCGAGGTAAGATCACGATACCCGCGGACCACTCCGTCCGCCAATGTTTTAGTGAACGTCAAGGCAACTCTCGCTTTTTCCGATGCAATCATTACTTCGTGCGCGTCCACGCTATTCGGATCGTAGACCATTTTTTGCGTAAGCTCGTCGGCTTCGACCTGCAGATCGTTTACGGATTTGAACGCGTTTCTCATCGCTTCGGAAAAACTTTCAGCAACGTAATCGGGAGAAACAGGCTCTTTTACGTCCTTGTAATGTCTATCGTCTGCGGCATTTACCGAAACCTTATCCCCTTTGGGAGTCAGGGGAAATCGGGAGTCCGAATATCCGGAATTGTAAGTGTACCAAAGTTTCGAATTAAAATCTATCTGCATCGTATTTTCCTAATGATTAAGCTCTTCCGATTTCGAGGGCTTTGTTGAACATCGCTTTCGAGCCTGTGATCATTTGCACGTTGGCTTCGTAGGATCTGGAAGCCGAAATCATGTCGGTCATTTCGGTGACTATATTGACATTCGGCATTTCCACATACCCTTTTTTAGGGCCGATTTGGATCGAATCCGGATGGGTCGGGTCGTATACCATGCGCAAAGGAGACATGTCCTTTTCAATCTTCATTACTTTCACGCCTTTTCCCTCGCCGGGAGAAATCCCGAACGGGTAGACGGGGCTTTTCCAACGAGTTCTGAGATTGACAGGGGTCAGAACGACCCTATCCCTACGAAAGGGACCGTCTCCGTTCGTATTTCTAGTCGTCGTCGAGTTGGCGATATTATTTCCGATTACGTCCATTCGTAGACGCTGTGCCGAGAGACCTGTTGCAGAAATATTAATCGAAGTGAAAAGTCCCATGTGCTTCCTTTCCTATTCCGCTATGTCCCATTTCCGGGATTAAGCGAGCCTCATTATGTTCTTTAAATCTCTATAATTCGCGTTTAAGCGGTCAGCCATAAGCATGTATTGCATCTGGGAATTGGAAGCATCTACGACTTCTTTTTCCGGATCCACGTTATTTCCATCGGCGCGCATGGTCGTAAGATAGTCTATGTTCGACTTCGGTTGCACTTGGCGATAATCCAGGGGGGTAAAGAAGGAAATATGTCTTTCGTCCTCGATTCTGGTGGGAATCGCTTTGGATGCTTCGATTTTTTCCGATTCCATCGCTCTCTTGATCATGGATTCGAAAATCACTTCGCTTCTCTTAAAATGGGGTACGTCCGCGTTCGCGATATTGTCCGAAATCACCTTTCTTTTTAACGTGGCCGCGTTCATCCCTCTTTCGAGCAGATCCTGAGTTTTCATGAAATGGGTTTTTTCGAACATAGGACACTCCCAACAAAAATTTCGGTTGAATTCGGGATTTCCCGAAGATAAAAAAAGGTTTCGGCAGAAAAATTTCGTTCAAAAAAGCTGGTGTGAGGGATAATAGAAACATGGAAGAAGGTTCCGAGGTAATCGAGATTAAGCCCGAATTAACGGCTCTTTTTAACGATTATTATGCCTTCCGAAACCAATTGATGGATGCGATCGCCAAGAAACCCAAGAAAATCGTTCTGAATCTAGGGCGTATTCCCGTTATGAATTCGATTTCGATCAGTTCCCTCGTTTGGTTCTGTAAAAACGCCCGGAGCGAGGGAATCGACATTAAGATTCTGGAAATCCACCCAGATCTGATGAAAACGTTCGAAATGTTGAAAATCGACGAATACTTCCAGCAAATCTAGACGGTGGATGATGACCTTGTTACTCCGAGTAGCGTAGGAAATTCCCTCGACAAAGGACCCGAAACCGATAGCCTGGGTCCGGATGAAAAAAGCGATCCTCTCTTTTGCCCTGATTTTATTTTTATCAGCTTGTCGTAAGCCTTTGCCTGAACGGATTCTAGGCGTTTGGGAAAATACGAAAACCTGCGGCGCGGAAGGAAATTGCAGATACCCGAATCCCGCTCTCGGTCCGAGCAAATTAACAGTTTTGGAAAACGGTTTGGCTTTGTATGCCGATCCCGAACTGGAAGGACCGAACAAAGGAAAAGAGTTTCACATCGAATACCTTCTCGAGGAAGAAAACACGAAATCCAAATCGCCGGAGTTGGTGTTCCGTTTCCTGAATTTGGGCTTCGAAATCCGTTATGTCATCGCCAAGTCGGACGAAGAGGAATTGGAACTTTTCAATCCGAAAAAGGAGAATACGGAAACCTATAGACGGGTCGGGAAAAAATAGATGTTCGGTTCGGGCAAAAAAGGTTCGCTACTGATTCTTTTATTTTGCCTTATATTGGATTCCGCTCCTCTACGTTCGGAAACGAACTCCGAAGAAACCCAGACTTTAGTGCCTGCTTCTCCCGAAGGAGAACTGCCTCCTCCCCCGCCTCCCACGGACAAAAGCGAGCTTTCCCGTCGCAAGTACCAGATCTTGGCGTTAAACACCGAGACGATCAATCTCCTTCGGGTGAATAATCTGGTCCGTTCCCTAACCAATATTGAAAAGATCAAAAAATTGGATCCGGATTGTTTGGAGTACCAGTATCTAAACGGAGCCTATCTTTATGCGATCGGACGTTATCCTCAGTCTAAAAAATCTTTGCTGAAGGCGATCGAAATCCATCCCGGACACGACCCTTCCTATTATTTGTTAGGGATGATTTTTGTACGGCGGAGTAAATGGGAATCTTCCGTTCCCTATTTTCAAAAAGCGGTGGAATTGGCGAATTACAATCCTTTCTACAGATTGAATTTGGCCCTCGCGTATTTCGAAACCGGGCAATATTTGCGTGCGAAAGCCGAGGCGGAAAAGGCGGTGGAATTAAAGCCGAATTTTCGGAACGCCAAATTGGTTCTGCTGAAATCGGATTTTGCCCTGGGAAACAAGGCCAATGCGTTGAGTCTCTGCAAAGAATTTGCCAAGGAAGGATTTCTTTCTAAGGAATTCGCTTATATATACGCGCGCCTCGCGATGGATATCGATAAGAATTTCCGCAAAGCCATCAAATTATATAATCAATTTCCGGATCTTCCGTTTAACGAGCGCAGATTTTTAGGCCACGCGTATTTCCACACGGCTAATTTTCGAGCCTCTGCCAACGTATATTCCGGTATTTTGGGCGCTAAAATATTAAGCGAAGAAGATAAGATCAACTATCTGCGATCTTTGGTTTTTACGAAGGACTATAGACGACTTGAGACTTTCGTTGCCGGATGGATTTCGGAAGAGCCGGATAAAAAGGTAAAAATCCAGGAGGCTCTGGATATAGCGGAATTGTTGAAAGATAACGATCCGAAAGTATATCATATGCTTCCTTCCCGATCACCTTACTGATTTTCGGCCTCTTTCCGTTTCGTGGGAAAACGTAAAAGGTAAGCGATGACCGCGATTCCTATGATTGCCATTCCGATCCTTACTCCTAAAACCGGGAGAAAAAAAGCGCTCAAAGCCATGGTAAGAACGATGGTGGAGATCGCGATGATTTTGGCGCGCATAGGAATCGCTTTATGGATCCGCCAGTCCCGAATGAAGGACCCGAAATACCTGTTGTTCATGAGCCAATTGTAAAAACGTTCCGACGCTTTTGCATAGCAAGCGGCAGCCGCCAAAAGGAACGGAGTAGTAGGAAGGCCGGGGACGAAAATCCCGATGACCCCAAGAATCACGCAAACGGTTCCGACAAATATCAATAGGAAACGCACGATTCCGGATTTGTGAGGTCGAACCTCGTCGCTGTAATCTTTATATTCTCGAGCCATAGAAAACCTCTAATATTCAATTTAGAATAAAAAAGGGAGGATCTCTCCTCCCTTTTTTAACGAACTCGAAAATTTTCGAACCGAAAAGATCAGGTATCTTTTAGAGCGGTTACGATTTCCTGAGTGGCTTTTTTCCCGTCCTGGAAGTACATCAGGCAGTTGTCCTGAATAAACAGAGGGTTCGGAACACCGGCAAATCCGGGACTGAGGGAACGTTTGATGACAATGATCGTCTTTGCTTTTTCCACGTCCAGGATAGGCATTCCGGCGATCGGAGAACCTGGGTCCGTTTTTGCCAGAGGGTTGACCACGTCGTTGGCTCCGTTGATGATCACTACGTCCACGGTATCGAAGGTAGGATTGATTTCGTCCATCTCCTTCATCTTATCGTAAGGGATATCCGCTTCGGCCAATAAAACGTTCATATGGCCCGGCATCCTTCCCGCTACAGGATGGATGGCGAACTCGACCTCTATGTTGCGATCGGTAAGTTGATTGTATAGATCCCGAACCGCGTGTTGGGCTTGCGCGACGGCCATTCCGTATCCGGGAACGATGACCACTCTCTGCGCCATATCCAAAAGCATCGCGACTTCTTCCGCAGAAGTGCTTTTCGTTTTTCCGGAATAAATGTCTCCGGCATCCGTAGTAGTGGTCGCTCCGCCGAGTCCTCCGAAGAGCACGTTCGGGAGAGAACGATTCATCGCTTTACACATGATCTGGGTCAAAATGATTCCGGAAGCTCCGACGAGGGAACCGGAGATAATTAACACGTTGTTTCCCAATACGAATCCGGTTGCGGAGGCCGCGATTCCGGAGTAGGAGTTCAACAGAGCGATTACCACCGGCATATCGGCTCCACCGATCGGCATAACCAGAAGAATGCCTAAAATGGATCCGGCGATCACTACGTACCAATACCAAGCGATTACGGTGGGTTGGGTTACGTTTAAATAACCTAAATACAAGGAAGCTGCAAACAGTAGGACTTTTACGATCTGATCGCCGAAATAGCGGACCGATTTTTCGGAAACCAATCCTTGCAGTTTTCCGAACGCGATCACGCTTCCCGTAAAAGTCACTGCTCCGATGATACCCGTTGCCGCAGTGGAAATCGTAAATTGGTAATTGGAAAGAAATTCGGTATTCTTGCCGGTTTCCAAAATCTCCATGAGAGAATTTCCACCGACTAAGAAGGAAGCCAAACCTCCGAACCCGTTCAAAAGCGCCACGAGTTGGGGCATTCCCGTCATTTCTACTTTGAGAGCGATGTACGTTCCGATCACCGTTCCGAGAAGAATTCCGGACGCGATCCAAATGATGTCCTCTTGGCCGATTTTACCGTATTCCAGGAAGACGCCGACTATGGCTAAGAACATCCCTACGGCTCCGGTAAGATTTCCGCGTACGGCCGTTTTAGGATGGGAAAGCAGCTTTAATCCGATGATAAAAAGAATGCTCGAAATTAAATAGAGTACGTTGATGAAAGCCTTATCCATTTAGATATTAATCCTTTTTCTTGAACATACCGAGCATGCGGTGGGTAACTACGAATCCTCCGACCACGTTGATCGTCGCACCGACGATCGCAAGGAACCCCAAAATCTTGACCAGCGGACTGTTGACAGCGTGGAGAGTTAAAACGGCTCCGATGATCGTGATTCCCGAAATCGCGTTGGACCCCGACATCAGCGGAGTGTGTAAAAGGGGCGGAATACGGGTGATGACTTCGAATCCTACGAATACTGCGAGGAGGAAAATCGTTAGGTAGCCTACGAACTGTTCCATATTAAGCTTCCTTGGGGTTAGATCGGCGGAAAATCGTAAAAAAGCCGAAACCCTAAAATCTGTTCGTTCACTTTTCCGGGATGCCTGCTTCCTGAAAACCCTTTTTTCGAAGTAAGCAGGAGTCGCATCTTCCGCAGGGTTTTCCTCCGATCGGGTCATAGCAGGAATGGGTCATGGAAAAAGGAACGCCCAATTTCGAGCCGAGGAGGACGATTTCTTTTTTTCCGAGATGTTGCAGGGGAGCGCATATTTCCAGCGGATGCCCTTCCACACCGGCTTTCGTTCCCTGACGAACCGCATCGGCATATGCTTTTAAAAATTCGGGCCTGCAATCCGGATAACCGGAATAATCCAAGGCGTTCACGCCGATGTACAGTCTCTTTGCCTGGATCCCTTCCGCCAAAGACACTCCGAAGGATAAAAATAGGATATTCCGACCTGGTACATACGTATTCGGAATACCGGCTTTTCCCAGGGAATTCTTGGGAACTTTCAACTTTTTTTCGGTAAGGGAGGAACCCAGAAAAAATTTAGGCTGTAGTTTTTGTATTAAATGCGGAATTCCTAGATGTTTCGCGATTTGCTTGGCCGATTTCAATTCGATCTTATGTTTTTGTTCGTAGTCAAAGGAAAGAGCCGTAGGATGATAACCGTCCTCTATAGCTTGGTATAGGCAAGTGGTAGAATCCAATCCTCCGGAAAAGAGAACCACTGCCTTCGGTCTTTCGGACTTCGAAACGGTGAGAACACTGTTAGATTCGGATTTAGAAAGCATCGGAGAAGATTGCCGGATCGTTATACGATATCTTTCGGCCCTTCGTAAATACAAGCGCTCGTACACGTTTCATGAAGGGTGATTTTTCGCAGTAGAGGGAGCTGGGGTTTCAGACGTTTCCATAGCCAAAGACAGATGTTTTCACTGGTAGGATTCTCCAATCCTGCCACATCGTTCAACAAATAATGATCTAGGTGATTTTCCAGTAACGGTTTTACAGACTTGCTCACTTCTGCAAAGTCCATCAACCAACCGGTGCCCGGATCTATTTTGCCTTTTAAATGAAGTTTGAAACGGAAACTGTGTCCGTGCATTCTCCTACACTTATGTCCCTCTGGAACGTTGGGCAGGAAATGCGCGGCATCAAAGCGGAATTCTTTTGTAAGTTCGATTTCTTCCATCAAGCTGGCCTAAGAAGGGTTTGCGGAAGGAGCACGAGGAAAGGGAATCTTGGATTCGTTCCCATAGGACCCGGAACTCGGATCTCCGAAGAAAAAAGGAGGGTATCCCCCTTATTTGACCAAGTCTTTAAGTATTTCCTGGCGTTTGGCGTCTTTTTGTTGTTGGTTCAACACTAGCCATTCGCGCTTGAGTTGCTTCTCGCTGAACCCCTTGGCTTCGGCGTATTTTTTGAGGAGTTTTGCGGTCTTCTGGTTCATACCTGACCAAATTTTCGGGTTTTAATCCGCTGTCAAGCAGTCTAGCATTCCTTGTAAGGGCAGGATATGCCGACGGGTTCGATTTCCACTGTCGCGTGCGGGATATGAAATTCCTCGGCTATGTCTCGAATTCGTTCTTTCAATTTTTGCGCGTGGGATATGGAGGTACCCGTCACACCTACGTGCAAAGTAAGGACGTGAAAGTCTCCATCCATAGACCACAAATGCAGATCGTGGACGGATTCCACGCCCTTTACGCCTAGGATCCGGGCTTCCAATTCTCCGGTATTGATTCCTTCCGGCGCAGACTGGAGATGCAGAAGCAATATCTTTCTTAAATTCCGGAAAGCCTGTATCCCGACCCAGACTGCGATTAAAACGGAAAGGAGCGGGTCTATCCAGGTCCAATCGAATAATAAAAGCGTAATACTTCCGAAGAACACCGCAATCCACCCTAAAACGTCTTCGAGAAGATGTAAGGCGACGGTTTGGCCGTTCAGACCGTCCACTTTTTTCATCTTGAATAAGGCGGCGCCGTTAACGGCGATTCCTAAAACGGACAATCCTAGCATTCCCCAACCGTTCGGCGAAGAGGGATTCCAGAGTTTGGGAATCGCAAAGAACAGAATCAGGACGGCTCCACCGAACAATGCAATGGAATTGACCAGGGCAGCCGACAATCCCAACCTCTTGTATCCGAAAGTGAACGTCTGTGTCCTAGGTCTAGCCGCGATTTTTTGGAAGGCCCAGGCTAGGGCCAAGAAACCGCTGTCGCCAAGATCGTGCAAGGAATCGGAAAGAATCGCCAAGCTACCGGAGAAATATCCACCTACGAGTTCCAAAATCGCGAACCCGAAATTCAGAATGAAAGCATATAAGAAAGCCTTCGAGCCGTCGGGTGTGGGACCGTGGGAATGGAAATGCCCGGTACTTCCCCCATGATCGTGATCGTGGTTTTCATGACGATGCGAA contains:
- the flgC gene encoding flagellar basal body rod protein FlgC, with the translated sequence MGLFTSINISATGLSAQRLRMDVIGNNIANSTTTRNTNGDGPFRRDRVVLTPVNLRTRWKSPVYPFGISPGEGKGVKVMKIEKDMSPLRMVYDPTHPDSIQIGPKKGYVEMPNVNIVTEMTDMISASRSYEANVQMITGSKAMFNKALEIGRA
- a CDS encoding P83/100 family protein; translation: MSRIRPIVLLIASIFVCGQILAQTGPRLGEREIRSSGRVNFVNRSAARADEETRGNNAKTGADLAESLKKNPQTPASEEGITVVRVLPEEKKFGADIFSLGKETEFGHINSIQRILAGYVKANFGYSEQNSDTLATYILYYNAIHRKGTAYVKGKYGAEVVKNLTPEKIGIARRYNEWPDKTQIIIPIVGNILSEDGRDVHTDELEKEVNKDLDKKKEGQEDKKKMDDLQKEKIQDEKKKLEEKKEENKNQQKQAAEKEKKIERELQELNKDPVKNKQKITQKQEEKKQVQQQQQQAKKEEQQLKEKEKEISKKEESRKSDTKSDSKSSVSDSSKTESGKTSSADSKKTDSPDDKKSKEELQKELKDTKQELQTAKEEQKKKEEFDKNVVGGKILFLKTLKYLSDGHYSNELHVLDPSNDDEISRGEFNKICGRTFEVLDGKALVVGYESDHSAEHKLILIDQETLKPAVWSKDSVFWRSPMILKGEDVYAFEEKDGKYFLARFDKGLKKTASSEDEISPNSNVTFYGDKIYVTGKEEGSASTQISVFNKGDLKLIKKIKP
- a CDS encoding tetratricopeptide repeat protein, coding for MFGSGKKGSLLILLFCLILDSAPLRSETNSEETQTLVPASPEGELPPPPPPTDKSELSRRKYQILALNTETINLLRVNNLVRSLTNIEKIKKLDPDCLEYQYLNGAYLYAIGRYPQSKKSLLKAIEIHPGHDPSYYLLGMIFVRRSKWESSVPYFQKAVELANYNPFYRLNLALAYFETGQYLRAKAEAEKAVELKPNFRNAKLVLLKSDFALGNKANALSLCKEFAKEGFLSKEFAYIYARLAMDIDKNFRKAIKLYNQFPDLPFNERRFLGHAYFHTANFRASANVYSGILGAKILSEEDKINYLRSLVFTKDYRRLETFVAGWISEEPDKKVKIQEALDIAELLKDNDPKVYHMLPSRSPY
- the fliE gene encoding flagellar hook-basal body complex protein FliE, with product MQIDFNSKLWYTYNSGYSDSRFPLTPKGDKVSVNAADDRHYKDVKEPVSPDYVAESFSEAMRNAFKSVNDLQVEADELTQKMVYDPNSVDAHEVMIASEKARVALTFTKTLADGVVRGYRDLTSMR
- the flgB gene encoding flagellar basal body rod protein FlgB, giving the protein MFEKTHFMKTQDLLERGMNAATLKRKVISDNIANADVPHFKRSEVIFESMIKRAMESEKIEASKAIPTRIEDERHISFFTPLDYRQVQPKSNIDYLTTMRADGNNVDPEKEVVDASNSQMQYMLMADRLNANYRDLKNIMRLA
- the rpiB gene encoding ribose 5-phosphate isomerase B → MKKIGIASDHGGFELKEYLRHELANSVDILDYGTRDESSVDYPLVIGEACKKVLSGEVEGLIALCGTGIGASIAANRFKGIRAALCHDEFTAEMSRRHNNANVLVLGGRVLGKDLAARIAQKWLTTTFEAGRHERRVGQLDSIS
- a CDS encoding STAS domain-containing protein is translated as MEEGSEVIEIKPELTALFNDYYAFRNQLMDAIAKKPKKIVLNLGRIPVMNSISISSLVWFCKNARSEGIDIKILEIHPDLMKTFEMLKIDEYFQQI
- a CDS encoding LIC10301 family lipoprotein, whose protein sequence is MKKAILSFALILFLSACRKPLPERILGVWENTKTCGAEGNCRYPNPALGPSKLTVLENGLALYADPELEGPNKGKEFHIEYLLEEENTKSKSPELVFRFLNLGFEIRYVIAKSDEEELELFNPKKENTETYRRVGKK
- a CDS encoding YbaN family protein; the protein is MAREYKDYSDEVRPHKSGIVRFLLIFVGTVCVILGVIGIFVPGLPTTPFLLAAAACYAKASERFYNWLMNNRYFGSFIRDWRIHKAIPMRAKIIAISTIVLTMALSAFFLPVLGVRIGMAIIGIAVIAYLLRFPTKRKEAENQ
- a CDS encoding NAD(P) transhydrogenase subunit alpha; protein product: MEQFVGYLTIFLLAVFVGFEVITRIPPLLHTPLMSGSNAISGITIIGAVLTLHAVNSPLVKILGFLAIVGATINVVGGFVVTHRMLGMFKKKD
- the serC gene encoding 3-phosphoserine/phosphohydroxythreonine transaminase, with amino-acid sequence MREFHRRIYNFCAGPAMLPTPVMEKAASEFLNYRASGMSIMEDSHRGKLFGEVLDEALSLLRELLSVPENYEIAFFSGGATLHFSAIPLNLLKEGESADYSITGIWAKKAMEEALRYNPVQKIYDGDSHHYTEIPRLTDANINETASYVYITSNNTLLGSRYPVIPELTKAPLVADMTSEILSRKIDISRFGIIFAGAQKNIGPSGLSVLIIRKDLIGRSGRAIPLLMDYGLTIKNKSMYNTPPTYSIYMAKLVFEWLKQKGGVEAIERENEEKAKLLYDYLDSSSLYGAPVKKPYRSTMNAVFTLKDKSLEAKFVERAEERGLHGLEGHRLVGGLRASIYNSMPKEGIAALIEFMKDFEASA
- a CDS encoding NAD(P)(+) transhydrogenase (Re/Si-specific) subunit beta gives rise to the protein MDKAFINVLYLISSILFIIGLKLLSHPKTAVRGNLTGAVGMFLAIVGVFLEYGKIGQEDIIWIASGILLGTVIGTYIALKVEMTGMPQLVALLNGFGGLASFLVGGNSLMEILETGKNTEFLSNYQFTISTAATGIIGAVTFTGSVIAFGKLQGLVSEKSVRYFGDQIVKVLLFAASLYLGYLNVTQPTVIAWYWYVVIAGSILGILLVMPIGGADMPVVIALLNSYSGIAASATGFVLGNNVLIISGSLVGASGIILTQIMCKAMNRSLPNVLFGGLGGATTTTDAGDIYSGKTKSTSAEEVAMLLDMAQRVVIVPGYGMAVAQAQHAVRDLYNQLTDRNIEVEFAIHPVAGRMPGHMNVLLAEADIPYDKMKEMDEINPTFDTVDVVIINGANDVVNPLAKTDPGSPIAGMPILDVEKAKTIIVIKRSLSPGFAGVPNPLFIQDNCLMYFQDGKKATQEIVTALKDT